A section of the Leptospira terpstrae serovar Hualin str. LT 11-33 = ATCC 700639 genome encodes:
- a CDS encoding chemotaxis protein CheW — MQELQYLTFLISEELFGLGILYIKEIIEFESVTHVPMMPEYIPGVINLRGNVVPVIDLNMRFYKKKTETNRKTCIIITEIKMENEIIDVGLLVDAVNEVVDITPDSIEEPPSFGSKIRLDFIQGLGKLENKFVIILKVNQILELSELQTIQETSSNVM; from the coding sequence ATGCAGGAACTCCAATATTTAACTTTTTTAATTTCGGAAGAACTTTTCGGACTCGGAATCTTGTACATCAAAGAGATCATAGAATTTGAATCTGTGACCCATGTTCCGATGATGCCAGAATACATTCCTGGTGTGATTAACCTCAGAGGGAATGTAGTACCAGTCATTGATCTCAATATGAGATTCTACAAAAAGAAAACGGAAACAAATCGTAAAACCTGTATCATCATTACAGAAATCAAGATGGAAAACGAAATCATAGATGTGGGTCTTCTTGTGGATGCGGTCAATGAAGTAGTCGATATTACTCCTGATTCCATTGAAGAACCACCTAGTTTTGGTTCGAAAATCCGATTGGATTTTATCCAAGGTCTTGGAAAATTAGAAAATAAATTTGTGATTATTCTGAAAGTGAACCAAATTCTGGAACTTTCGGAGTTACAAACGATCCAAGAAACATCGTCAAATGTGATGTGA
- a CDS encoding chemotaxis protein CheD, producing MDSPNEVVDRFLNPGEIFFGGPEFRVKTLLGSCVSIVLWHPNRHLGGMCHYLLPTPADLHSEKTHKYGVDAVAFFLSEMKKRRSQPNEYYAKVFGGSNMFLHEEREILKDNSSLNVGARNAEFAKKILKENEIKILSEDLGGTLSRKIYFTVWDGEVWVEKK from the coding sequence ATGGATTCACCTAATGAAGTAGTAGATCGTTTTCTAAACCCTGGAGAAATTTTCTTCGGAGGTCCTGAATTTAGGGTCAAAACTTTACTTGGGTCCTGTGTATCTATTGTGTTATGGCATCCCAACCGTCATTTAGGTGGGATGTGTCATTACCTCCTCCCTACCCCGGCAGATCTGCATTCAGAAAAAACTCACAAATATGGAGTCGATGCAGTTGCTTTCTTTTTATCTGAAATGAAAAAACGTAGATCACAGCCAAACGAATATTACGCGAAGGTATTTGGAGGATCCAATATGTTTCTGCATGAAGAACGAGAAATTTTAAAGGATAATTCCTCATTAAACGTTGGAGCTCGCAATGCAGAGTTTGCTAAAAAAATTCTAAAAGAAAATGAAATCAAAATTCTTTCCGAAGACCTTGGTGGAACATTATCAAGGAAAATATATTTTACTGTTTGGGACGGAGAAGTCTGGGTAGAGAAAAAATAG
- a CDS encoding protein-glutamate methylesterase/protein-glutamine glutaminase, which yields MKKIKVFVIDDSAVVRQVLTEIFKSDSNFEFLGSASDPLFALDKMNNNWPDVIVLDIEMPRMDGLSFLKKIMSERPTPVVICSTLTTEGSDTAMFAMSLGACDIITKPKIGLKDFLNESTIELTDAVMAAAAVSLKALPSLSNQKQFTVKLDKKQDISQLQATEKIVAIGTSTGGTIALEEVLTKLPRDKTPGIVIVQHMPEKFTETFAKRLDSICEISVREAKDGDRVVRGLALIAPGNRHMTVKRSGAQYYVEITDGPLVNRHRPSVDVLFRSVARHVGKNSKGIIMTGMGDDGASGLLEMKDAGADTIAQNEETSVVFGMPKEAIKRGGVNHILPLTEIYKTIVGYG from the coding sequence ATGAAAAAAATCAAAGTTTTTGTAATCGATGATTCTGCAGTCGTAAGACAAGTGTTAACTGAAATTTTCAAATCAGATTCCAATTTTGAATTTTTAGGTAGCGCTTCGGATCCTCTATTTGCATTAGATAAAATGAATAATAATTGGCCTGATGTGATTGTCCTGGATATAGAGATGCCAAGAATGGATGGGTTATCGTTTTTAAAAAAAATCATGTCGGAAAGGCCTACTCCCGTTGTGATTTGTTCCACATTAACTACGGAAGGTTCGGATACTGCAATGTTTGCCATGAGTCTTGGTGCTTGTGATATCATTACAAAACCAAAAATCGGATTAAAAGATTTTTTAAATGAAAGCACAATTGAACTCACAGACGCGGTGATGGCAGCTGCCGCAGTATCTTTAAAAGCACTTCCCTCACTATCGAACCAAAAGCAGTTCACAGTAAAACTAGATAAAAAACAAGATATCTCCCAACTACAAGCAACTGAAAAAATTGTTGCGATTGGAACCTCCACTGGGGGAACAATTGCCCTGGAAGAAGTCCTTACTAAACTGCCAAGAGACAAAACACCGGGCATTGTCATTGTCCAACATATGCCTGAAAAGTTTACAGAAACATTTGCCAAACGTTTGGATTCCATTTGTGAAATCAGTGTCAGAGAAGCAAAAGATGGAGACCGAGTGGTTAGAGGATTGGCCCTCATTGCTCCAGGGAATCGCCATATGACTGTGAAACGTTCGGGAGCCCAATACTATGTAGAAATTACAGATGGTCCTCTCGTCAATCGCCACAGACCATCAGTGGACGTCCTATTTCGTTCTGTCGCAAGGCATGTGGGAAAAAATTCGAAAGGAATCATCATGACAGGGATGGGAGATGATGGGGCTTCTGGATTACTGGAAATGAAAGATGCGGGTGCTGATACCATAGCACAAAATGAAGAAACATCTGTTGTGTTTGGAATGCCAAAGGAAGCAATCAAGAGAGGAGGTGTAAACCACATCCTCCCCTTAACTGAAATTTACAAAACGATTGTGGGTTACGGTTAG
- a CDS encoding ATP-binding protein — protein sequence MLDKNLKRIQFQESESAWIRSFSVESIKCLIVCRGPVRKETMDVFDAIGVKEYGILLSEKDSIVYPKALAPELRNFRFADNIHRVPDYMGAGKEEKEQRIHQIIGIAKNNGYTHIFAGYGFMAEDAEFIEAIEKAGIIFMGPSSHVAKGAGAKDEAKKLARSLNVSVTPGVDNITALALLRKTGNSKDGLLKVAKENNLTFSFNDSKSLEDNAEDLLQLSYEKTIDITSIPDLQKESAILCEEIWKKYPGKRVRFKYIGGGGGKGQRVISEKSEIDAAVMEILAESKVTAVGSNRNFLIELNIENTRHNEIQLIGNGEWSLSLGGRDCSLQMHEQKLLEISQTVELLQKEADLVRSSNSKKAAILDKDVQTLKDMENQAEVFGKAIRLNSVSTFECIVEGNSFFFMEVNTRIQVEHRVTEMVYKMKFTNPSDPNDFFYIDSLVEAMAVLSIHGPRVPKPERIVRNVSGAEVRINATNRALQPHAGGIIQNWSNSLPEEIRDDQGICTRNPDTGAFVHYNLAGAYDSNVALIVSYGNSRTENLEILGNILRKTELRGQNLETNLLVHYGLIQWILGKDAMFKPSTAFMISYLAGIGALQSIINDLDLEYLWTEKTKAADPELKKILNKKMTLVIRPLERLLANPHLLGGFLGYFDGKLWTRNGSNITFSENPIQFLDSLYYYLNLDTTEEKASSEKIWDHDANLLTEAKAFYSELANRTGLSSWKDLSEALTKGKNPSKTISDELWSASVASHNGFQAGLETLLLLPKIGIKSNFFGLDVNADLDGVVPDEFKNKDTRDAYIKTLNPPPKMSGDEIVAPMGGMFYSKEAPNLPQLINEGDHFQAGQPLFIIEVMKMFNKILAPVSGTIVKNLMVDSDGKIVSKAQAIFKIKPDEILKEESPEDIRARKVKVTKELGLG from the coding sequence ATGTTAGATAAGAATTTAAAACGCATTCAGTTCCAAGAGTCCGAATCCGCATGGATCCGGTCTTTTAGTGTAGAATCGATCAAGTGCCTCATTGTTTGCCGTGGTCCTGTCCGTAAAGAAACCATGGATGTTTTTGATGCCATTGGTGTAAAAGAATATGGAATATTACTTTCTGAAAAAGATTCCATTGTGTATCCAAAGGCACTTGCCCCGGAGCTTCGTAACTTCCGATTTGCAGACAACATCCATCGTGTTCCTGATTATATGGGAGCAGGCAAAGAAGAAAAAGAACAAAGAATCCACCAAATCATTGGTATTGCGAAAAACAATGGTTATACGCATATTTTTGCTGGTTACGGATTTATGGCTGAAGATGCTGAATTCATCGAAGCAATTGAAAAAGCAGGAATTATCTTTATGGGACCAAGTTCCCATGTTGCCAAAGGTGCTGGTGCTAAAGATGAGGCAAAAAAACTAGCAAGAAGTCTCAATGTCTCGGTAACCCCAGGTGTGGATAATATCACTGCACTTGCCTTACTTCGAAAAACGGGAAATTCCAAAGACGGACTTTTGAAAGTTGCTAAGGAAAATAACTTAACCTTCTCTTTCAATGATTCAAAATCACTGGAAGACAATGCAGAAGATTTACTCCAACTTTCTTATGAAAAAACCATAGACATTACTTCCATCCCAGACTTACAAAAAGAGTCTGCGATCCTTTGCGAAGAAATTTGGAAAAAATATCCTGGCAAACGGGTTCGATTCAAATACATCGGTGGTGGTGGGGGAAAGGGACAACGTGTCATCAGTGAAAAATCAGAAATTGATGCAGCGGTCATGGAAATCCTTGCAGAATCGAAAGTCACTGCCGTTGGTTCCAATAGAAACTTCCTTATTGAGTTAAATATTGAAAACACTCGCCATAACGAAATCCAGTTGATTGGTAACGGGGAATGGTCTTTGTCCCTTGGTGGACGTGATTGTTCCTTACAAATGCACGAACAAAAACTTTTAGAGATTTCGCAAACTGTTGAGTTACTACAAAAAGAAGCTGATTTAGTTCGTTCTTCCAATTCCAAAAAAGCTGCCATTCTCGACAAAGATGTGCAAACTTTAAAGGATATGGAAAACCAAGCAGAAGTGTTTGGAAAAGCCATTCGTTTGAATTCAGTTTCTACTTTTGAATGTATTGTGGAAGGAAATAGTTTCTTCTTTATGGAAGTAAACACAAGGATTCAGGTGGAACACCGTGTGACGGAGATGGTGTACAAAATGAAGTTCACCAATCCGAGTGATCCAAATGATTTCTTTTACATTGATTCCCTCGTGGAAGCAATGGCTGTTCTTTCGATTCATGGTCCAAGGGTTCCTAAACCGGAGCGAATTGTAAGAAACGTATCGGGAGCGGAAGTTCGAATCAATGCAACAAACCGTGCACTCCAACCACATGCGGGTGGAATCATCCAAAACTGGTCCAATTCCCTTCCTGAAGAGATTAGGGATGACCAAGGAATTTGTACACGTAACCCGGATACAGGTGCCTTTGTTCATTACAATCTAGCTGGGGCTTATGATTCTAACGTAGCTCTTATTGTTTCTTATGGAAACTCTAGAACGGAAAACTTAGAAATTTTAGGAAACATACTTCGCAAAACTGAGCTTAGGGGCCAAAACTTAGAAACAAACTTACTTGTTCACTACGGACTCATCCAATGGATTTTGGGTAAGGATGCTATGTTCAAACCATCTACTGCGTTTATGATTTCTTATCTTGCAGGAATCGGTGCTTTACAATCCATCATCAATGATCTAGATTTAGAGTATCTTTGGACCGAAAAAACAAAAGCAGCAGATCCTGAGCTTAAAAAAATCTTAAACAAAAAGATGACTCTTGTCATTCGTCCTTTAGAGCGACTTCTTGCGAACCCACACCTTTTGGGTGGTTTTCTTGGTTACTTCGATGGCAAACTTTGGACTAGAAATGGAAGTAACATTACTTTCTCTGAAAACCCGATCCAATTTTTGGATTCGTTGTATTACTATTTGAACTTAGATACGACAGAAGAGAAAGCGAGCTCCGAAAAAATTTGGGATCATGATGCAAATCTTCTGACAGAAGCAAAAGCATTCTATTCTGAATTGGCCAATCGCACAGGTCTTAGTTCCTGGAAAGATTTGTCTGAGGCATTAACAAAGGGTAAAAATCCTTCCAAAACAATTTCGGATGAACTTTGGTCTGCATCGGTTGCAAGCCATAACGGATTCCAAGCAGGTCTTGAGACTCTTTTACTCCTTCCAAAAATTGGTATCAAATCCAATTTCTTTGGTTTGGATGTGAATGCTGATTTGGACGGAGTGGTTCCGGATGAATTTAAAAACAAAGACACAAGAGATGCCTACATTAAAACATTGAACCCACCACCAAAAATGTCTGGGGATGAAATTGTGGCACCAATGGGTGGAATGTTCTATTCTAAAGAAGCACCAAATCTACCTCAATTGATCAATGAAGGTGACCATTTCCAAGCGGGACAACCTCTCTTCATCATTGAAGTAATGAAGATGTTTAACAAAATTCTAGCTCCTGTGAGCGGAACCATTGTTAAAAATCTAATGGTAGATTCTGATGGAAAGATTGTGTCGAAAGCTCAAGCCATTTTTAAAATCAAACCGGATGAAATTTTGAAGGAAGAGTCTCCTGAGGACATTCGGGCAAGAAAAGTAAAAGTAACGAAAGAGTTGGGTCTCGGTTAA
- a CDS encoding acyl-CoA carboxylase subunit beta, with product METKQYSLTNPFKETKAPDTQTGIYDDALKLGKELIEKPILGGGEDRIRVQHSKSRMTVWERIKVLTDEEPNITYQNWGPNLDGASIVTGILNIKGRDVAVYGHDFTLRAGSMDATNGSKLARLIQMAGTHGIPLIGMNDSAGAYVPAGVGGLDGYSEAFTALRKISGVVPSVMLMFGFNAGGGAYLPRQGSFMIQCDGTFFGLTGPGVVKSVLGEDISAEDLGGPKVHGQSGVVDLVTNDELGSLRTAIRLLSYLPDNNHSFAPFYPTSDPVDRFIYEEDILFRKTFNSPTGMNTPFDITLYLQQICDHGEFFELQPQRARNIVTAFGRIGGHVVGFLANNSAVSSGQIDIGASRKGTRFVRFCNLYNIPMVFIEDTTGFLPGRDQEHNGIVLEGRKLLDSIIDLRTPRLTLIIRNAFGGAYATFNSYFTGASMVFALPTARIAVMGPAGKEYVYKDEITGIQKEFLANVKKGMSEKEAASVRDAKLFEIGQRYEKELMNPKEALSLGSVSSIILPGYTRNVLSKNLSFLMSKYKPAEMSGPQREFE from the coding sequence ATGGAAACCAAGCAGTATTCCCTAACCAACCCGTTCAAAGAAACCAAGGCTCCGGATACGCAAACCGGAATTTATGATGATGCTCTCAAATTAGGAAAGGAACTCATTGAGAAACCTATCCTTGGAGGCGGTGAAGATAGAATCCGCGTCCAACACTCCAAAAGCCGTATGACGGTTTGGGAGAGAATCAAAGTCCTTACCGATGAAGAACCTAACATCACATATCAAAACTGGGGTCCCAATTTAGATGGGGCATCCATTGTTACCGGAATTTTAAATATCAAAGGTCGGGATGTTGCCGTTTACGGACATGACTTCACACTTCGTGCGGGTTCAATGGACGCTACAAATGGTAGTAAACTCGCGCGCCTCATCCAAATGGCAGGAACTCACGGGATACCACTCATTGGAATGAACGACTCTGCCGGTGCTTATGTGCCTGCGGGTGTGGGTGGACTTGATGGTTATTCGGAAGCCTTTACGGCACTCCGAAAGATCAGCGGTGTAGTTCCTTCCGTAATGCTAATGTTTGGTTTTAATGCGGGTGGGGGAGCTTACCTTCCACGCCAAGGATCTTTTATGATCCAATGTGATGGAACCTTCTTTGGTCTCACAGGTCCTGGAGTAGTAAAGTCAGTTCTTGGGGAAGATATTTCTGCCGAGGATTTGGGTGGACCAAAAGTTCACGGACAATCTGGTGTAGTAGACTTAGTCACGAACGATGAACTTGGATCACTCAGAACTGCGATCCGACTTCTTTCTTATTTACCAGACAATAACCATAGTTTTGCGCCGTTTTATCCTACATCGGATCCTGTGGACAGATTCATTTACGAAGAAGATATTCTTTTTAGAAAAACTTTCAATTCTCCTACAGGAATGAACACTCCATTTGATATCACATTGTATTTACAACAAATTTGTGATCATGGTGAGTTTTTTGAATTACAACCTCAAAGAGCAAGAAATATCGTCACTGCTTTTGGAAGGATTGGTGGTCATGTGGTAGGTTTTCTTGCCAATAACTCAGCAGTATCCTCAGGTCAGATTGATATCGGAGCTTCTCGCAAAGGAACTCGTTTTGTAAGATTCTGTAACTTATACAACATTCCTATGGTTTTCATTGAAGACACAACAGGATTTTTACCAGGTCGTGACCAAGAACACAATGGTATCGTATTGGAAGGAAGAAAACTTCTCGATTCCATCATTGACCTTCGAACTCCAAGACTTACACTCATCATTCGTAATGCGTTTGGTGGAGCTTATGCAACATTTAACTCGTATTTTACGGGAGCATCCATGGTGTTTGCACTTCCTACAGCAAGGATTGCGGTAATGGGTCCTGCTGGAAAAGAGTATGTTTACAAAGATGAAATCACAGGAATCCAAAAAGAATTTTTGGCCAATGTAAAAAAGGGAATGAGTGAAAAGGAAGCCGCTTCCGTTCGCGATGCCAAACTTTTTGAAATCGGTCAAAGATACGAAAAAGAACTGATGAATCCAAAAGAAGCACTTTCTCTTGGTTCAGTTTCTTCCATCATTTTGCCAGGTTACACAAGAAATGTGTTATCTAAAAACTTGAGTTTCCTGATGTCCAAATACAAACCGGCGGAAATGTCCGGTCCTCAAAGGGAGTTTGAATAA
- a CDS encoding STAS domain-containing protein: protein MNEDKIGIHSEAIGDKMIVHVQGNLDVHNTHKIEKDLMALVSAAGKPVIFNLSDVPFISSAGLRLLVTTLRLCQEQKISISICGLQPAVEKVFDIIGMQQLFTIYPDLSSALK, encoded by the coding sequence ATGAACGAAGATAAAATTGGAATCCATTCGGAAGCCATTGGTGACAAAATGATTGTACATGTCCAAGGCAATTTGGATGTTCACAACACACATAAAATTGAAAAGGATTTGATGGCCCTAGTCAGTGCCGCAGGGAAACCGGTCATTTTCAATTTGAGTGACGTTCCCTTTATTTCTTCTGCCGGACTTCGATTGCTCGTAACGACTCTACGTCTTTGCCAAGAACAAAAAATAAGCATATCCATCTGTGGCCTTCAACCTGCAGTAGAGAAAGTATTCGATATCATTGGAATGCAGCAGCTATTTACAATTTATCCTGATTTGAGCTCTGCTCTGAAGTAA
- a CDS encoding SpoIIE family protein phosphatase, with translation MKPSFLPPIIRKNNEGGFYLSSSSELDDLYHFILGQAKRLVSAKSAAFYFRNERGNLSRFGLIGDKSSAGLVAKHVFKTRKSILIKKGSHLKDSDGPVAESYIACYVGDEIGDLALGVLVLEGIKHFQNFSEQDLDLINYFSANLNALFKDTVLSESEPQFFNSLTTSILLLIDNANIHNNNNRLQYFLEEIIRVAVLINTSVDLERVLVMVMESAKSVFRTEASSLLLLDDKKEFLIFHTVTGEKREEVAKIKVPVGQGIAGTVAVTKQPMIINDAQNDDRVFRDVDKASNFITRNILASPLIVGDEVIGVIEAINTIDRNNFSQDDIDTFLSFSSACAVAIQKTRLLENLNETNLELKQKLSTLESIFDLGQAVLESHDELGLMSKTLSILTKELSCEDAGMVIIEEKNKSRIQVYARQLGIVRESFFPMPESRLFLSLMESGNPRMAVVSPQLEESFLELEFYTLKKNFLILPIAPRGGNLRAALYVSGKLSAHSFNETDLRMLKTLSSPLAKAYENLRLNQEIITKKSIEKEIEITRKIQNNILPNSLIQSPLFDLGVMSVAAKEVSGDFYDFHSFGEDQFSFLVADVSGKSLPAAIFMAMSSSIIRTLSRTTDLSPSELLFRANQLIYEDSQSGMFVTLFLVNYQRRTRTLKFASAGHNDQIWIRKDGSFELLKGKGAPLGVVPQTNYQGGEIQIEPGDILVFYTDGAIEEKNPEEEEYGLDRFIEFIIERRLESSQKIVEAVYDDIREFSRSEEQYDDFTVMILKFADVISYEISKVFPAHPDSIPQLRDFISEHLEGKITKPFAFDDVLISLDEAATNIVMHSYKDTELSHPSFECRLELIGDNLKVVLIDEGKPFDRKKVPKPSVEANLKGERKGGFGVYLMETLMDKVSYDFNGKQNITYLEKTIV, from the coding sequence TTGAAGCCCAGTTTCCTTCCGCCAATCATTCGAAAAAACAACGAAGGCGGATTTTACCTCTCATCTTCTTCTGAATTAGATGACTTGTACCATTTTATTCTTGGTCAAGCAAAACGACTTGTCTCAGCAAAATCTGCTGCATTCTATTTTCGAAATGAAAGAGGGAACCTAAGCCGTTTCGGATTGATTGGTGACAAATCCAGTGCTGGTTTGGTTGCCAAACATGTTTTTAAAACCCGTAAAAGTATCCTTATTAAAAAAGGCTCTCATTTAAAAGATTCCGATGGTCCTGTTGCAGAGTCTTATATTGCTTGTTATGTGGGGGATGAGATTGGGGACTTAGCTTTAGGAGTTTTAGTCCTGGAAGGTATCAAACACTTCCAAAATTTTTCTGAACAGGATTTGGATTTAATTAATTACTTTAGTGCTAACCTCAATGCACTTTTTAAAGATACTGTCCTTTCAGAATCAGAACCACAATTTTTTAATTCCCTTACTACTTCCATATTACTTCTCATCGACAATGCCAATATTCATAACAATAATAATAGACTTCAGTATTTTTTAGAGGAAATCATTCGAGTTGCAGTTCTAATTAATACCAGTGTTGATTTGGAACGTGTACTCGTGATGGTGATGGAATCGGCAAAATCTGTTTTTCGTACTGAAGCTAGTTCCTTGCTTTTGTTAGATGATAAAAAAGAGTTTTTGATTTTCCACACTGTTACCGGAGAAAAACGCGAAGAAGTGGCCAAAATCAAGGTTCCTGTGGGACAAGGGATTGCCGGAACAGTTGCAGTCACAAAACAACCAATGATTATTAACGATGCGCAAAATGACGATCGTGTGTTCCGAGATGTGGACAAAGCCTCTAATTTCATTACACGGAATATCCTAGCAAGTCCTTTGATTGTTGGTGACGAAGTCATCGGTGTCATAGAAGCCATCAATACTATCGATCGAAATAACTTTAGCCAGGACGATATTGATACGTTTTTGTCTTTCTCTAGTGCCTGTGCTGTTGCCATTCAAAAAACAAGATTACTCGAAAATCTCAATGAAACTAACTTAGAACTCAAACAAAAGCTAAGTACTTTAGAATCAATTTTTGATTTGGGTCAAGCTGTTCTCGAATCCCATGATGAACTGGGGCTTATGTCCAAAACATTAAGTATCCTCACCAAAGAGTTGTCATGCGAAGATGCGGGAATGGTCATAATTGAAGAAAAAAACAAAAGCCGAATCCAGGTTTATGCAAGGCAACTCGGGATTGTACGTGAGTCTTTTTTTCCCATGCCAGAAAGTCGTCTTTTTTTAAGTCTTATGGAGTCGGGAAACCCACGTATGGCAGTGGTCTCTCCGCAACTAGAGGAATCCTTTTTGGAATTAGAGTTTTATACTTTAAAGAAAAACTTTCTCATTTTGCCGATTGCCCCTAGGGGTGGAAATTTAAGGGCTGCACTTTATGTAAGCGGAAAACTTTCGGCACATTCTTTCAATGAAACTGACCTTCGGATGTTAAAAACCCTTTCCTCTCCACTCGCCAAGGCTTATGAAAACTTAAGGCTAAACCAAGAGATCATCACAAAGAAGTCAATTGAAAAGGAAATCGAGATTACAAGAAAAATTCAAAATAATATTCTTCCTAACTCGCTCATCCAATCTCCGCTATTTGACTTAGGTGTGATGTCTGTCGCCGCCAAAGAGGTGTCAGGTGATTTTTATGATTTCCATTCCTTTGGAGAAGACCAGTTTTCTTTTTTAGTTGCCGATGTGTCGGGTAAAAGTTTACCTGCTGCCATTTTTATGGCAATGTCAAGTTCTATCATTCGCACACTTTCACGGACGACAGACCTTTCTCCTTCAGAACTTCTATTTCGTGCCAACCAACTGATCTACGAAGATTCCCAGTCAGGAATGTTTGTGACTCTTTTCCTTGTAAACTACCAAAGAAGAACGCGGACCTTAAAATTTGCCTCTGCCGGTCACAACGACCAAATTTGGATTCGTAAAGATGGTAGTTTTGAACTTTTGAAAGGAAAAGGAGCACCCCTTGGAGTAGTTCCCCAAACCAACTACCAAGGTGGTGAGATTCAGATTGAACCTGGGGACATTTTGGTCTTTTATACAGACGGGGCCATTGAGGAAAAAAATCCTGAAGAGGAAGAATACGGTCTAGACCGCTTCATAGAATTCATTATTGAAAGAAGGCTTGAATCTTCACAAAAAATCGTAGAAGCCGTTTACGATGACATTCGTGAGTTCTCTCGTTCAGAAGAACAATATGATGACTTTACGGTGATGATTTTAAAATTTGCAGATGTAATAAGTTACGAAATTTCGAAAGTATTTCCTGCACACCCAGACTCAATTCCGCAACTTCGTGATTTTATTTCTGAACATTTAGAAGGCAAAATCACAAAACCCTTTGCCTTTGATGATGTTCTTATATCTTTGGATGAAGCAGCAACCAATATAGTCATGCACAGCTACAAGGATACAGAACTTAGTCATCCAAGTTTTGAATGTCGGTTGGAATTGATTGGTGACAATCTTAAGGTTGTCCTCATAGACGAGGGAAAACCCTTTGACAGAAAAAAAGTTCCTAAACCTTCCGTAGAAGCCAATTTAAAGGGGGAACGGAAGGGAGGATTTGGCGTTTATCTAATGGAGACTCTGATGGACAAGGTGTCCTATGACTTCAACGGGAAACAAAACATAACCTATTTGGAGAAAACTATTGTATGA
- the def gene encoding peptide deformylase has translation MAVRKILKIGNPLLRQTSEDVTESEIQTKEFKKLIRDMFETMRHADGVGLAAPQIGVLKKLVVVGQDDDNERYPGTPEVPNQIILNPEITPLSPAGEGFWEGCLSVPGMRGYVERPDKIRMKWRDENFQEHEEIISGYRAIVLQHECDHLFGVLYVDRLKSTKLFGYNEDIDTAGKLLD, from the coding sequence ATGGCTGTTAGAAAAATCCTCAAGATTGGCAATCCCTTACTCCGTCAAACGAGCGAAGACGTAACTGAATCCGAAATCCAAACCAAGGAATTCAAAAAACTGATTCGAGATATGTTTGAAACAATGAGACACGCTGACGGTGTTGGCCTTGCTGCCCCCCAAATTGGTGTTCTTAAAAAACTAGTTGTTGTTGGTCAGGACGATGACAATGAAAGATACCCTGGAACCCCAGAGGTTCCCAATCAAATCATCCTGAATCCAGAGATTACTCCCCTTTCTCCGGCCGGGGAAGGATTTTGGGAAGGTTGTCTTTCTGTTCCTGGAATGCGTGGATATGTAGAAAGACCCGATAAAATTCGAATGAAATGGAGAGATGAAAATTTCCAGGAACATGAAGAAATCATTTCGGGTTATCGTGCGATCGTATTACAACATGAGTGCGACCACCTCTTCGGTGTTCTCTATGTAGATAGACTCAAAAGTACAAAGTTGTTCGGTTATAACGAAGACATTGATACCGCAGGTAAGTTGTTAGATTAA